From Haliotis asinina isolate JCU_RB_2024 chromosome 8, JCU_Hal_asi_v2, whole genome shotgun sequence, a single genomic window includes:
- the LOC137294974 gene encoding DNA ligase 1-like, with product MDYDQTQPTSANIKPEEQDGGFSEKTSGDKTSDALTDASTTEDKPSDSVKEAAISDRPANVTNDATADDNPNGITDVATADDKSSDVTNATTAVPPVSSRSASQVNLFDGEKKPEAGESGNEKPPEPQSQVSSLTSPNGVGKSDTSTAAPMEQKGALIPGGGTKHEGTDSKPGDLTTSEAATRVVDEKPPKDDDGDTNVKDTDPLLTKTDSQKTLQSDTGSSVKSDSSSDTKKPLIEKKKHSYIPIVGTGKASNDSKKKKGDKFDFKRDKENKATVRMSRSNLSGSSQNIALKDKSEPVALTDAKGETTFSVVNENEKIEQNTKNVKFKENEPVSKDKKPSSNVKKESKIPELDKKKVNVIQKSLQREKAVLTNGSVKATDKEDDKNTDEKPKETEKKPLEPPVVEANAESYKPKSILARAIMKKVKEGSGQAQNNAESKHVVLNGPPATVKTPNKTSLAVPPQVSRDISDDKDDRLSIGSRRDSTKLSLSDSMSRKSVDFRVANATTVVIPASGQDDEKQKSHVGSNDSWIRSAIPYMPLSLSILCLLLNIVVPGTGTMLSGFAILCCGKSRVPTKDDHVPITVCVNVWVGVAQLFTVTFMLVGWFWSVAWGIKMIILSIEYRKELRQKREKELQALALSAFGSPSRGGRGLFG from the exons ATGGATTACGATCAGACACAGCCGACATCAGCCAATATCAAACCAGAGGAACAAGATGGCGGTTTCAGCGAGAAGACGTCGGGAGACAAAACAAGTGATGCTTTAACAGACGCCTCAACAACAGAAGACAAACCAAGTGATAGTGTGAAGGAAGCCGCCATATCAGACAGACCAGCTAATGTCACCAATGACGCTACAGCAGACGACAACCCAAATGGTATTACAGATGTCGCCACAGCAGACGACAAATCAAGTGATGTCACTAACGCCACCACAGCAGTTCCCCCTGTGAGTTCAAGGAGTGCATCGCAAGTGAATCTGTTCGATGGTGAAAAGAAACCAGAGGCTGGTGAATCGGGTAACGAAAAACCACCCGAACCTCAATCGCAGGTCTCTAGTTTAACGTCTCCTAATGGTGTGGGGAAATCGGACACCTCCACCGCGGCTCCCATGGAACAGAAAGGAGCACTCATACCCGGCGGAGGAACGAAACACGAAGGTACAGACTCTAAGCCGGGCGATTTAACCACCAGCGAAGCTGCTACACGAGTGGTGGACGAGAAGCCCCCGAAGGACGATGACGGGGATACCAATGTGAAGGACACAGACCCACTTCTGACAAAAACAGACTCTCAGAAAACCTTACAATCAGACACTGGGTCCAGTGTAAAAAGCGATTCATCATCGGATACCAAAAAACCGCTAATAGAAAAGAAAAAGCATTCGTACATCCCGATAGTTGGCACCGGCAAAGCTTCTAACGattcaaagaaaaagaaaggtgACAAGTTTGACTTTAAGCGTGACAAGGAGAACAAAGCGACAGTGAGGATGAGCCGGAGCAACTTGTCAGGAAGTTCGCAGAATATTGCACTGAAGGACAAAAGTGAACCCGTGGCTCTCACTGATGCCAAGGGGGAGACAACCTTCTCTGTAGTTAACGAAAATGAGAAGATTGAACAGAACACCAAGAATGTGAAATTTAAGGAAAATGAACCGGTGTCCAAAGACAAGAAACCTTCATCAAATGTCAAGAAGGAGAGTAAGATTCCCGAACTTGATAAAAAGAAGGTGAATGTGATACAAAAGTCATTACAAAGAGAGAAAGCGGTGTTAACAAACGGGTCCGTGAAAGCCACTGACAAGGAAGACGACAAGAATACAGATGAAAAACCGaaagaaacagaaaagaaaCCTCTGGAGCCGCCGGTAGTGGAAGCCAACGCTGAGTCCTACAAGCCCAAATCCATACTGGCAAGGGCGATCATGAAGAAGGTAAAGGAAGGGTCGGGTCAGGCGCAGAATAACGCTGAATCTAAACACGTTGTTCTAAACGGCCCGCCAGCGACGGTGAAGACGCCTAACAAAACGTCGTTAGCCGTCCCGCCGCAAGTGAGCCGGGACATTAGCGACGACAAAGATGACAGACTGTCCATTGGGTCACGCCGAGACTCCACCAAGCTGTCTCTTTCCGACTCAATGTCCAGGAAATCCGTGGACTTCCGCGTCGCTAACGCCACCACCGTCGTCATCCCAGCGTCCGGACAAGATGACGAGAAGCAGAAGTCGCACGTCGGCAGCAACGACTCGTGGATCAGATCTGCCATCCCCTACATGCCGCTCAGTTTGTCCATTCTCTGCCTTCTCCTCAACATCGTCGTCCCGGGAACAG GAACCATGCTGAGTGGGTTCGCCATCTTGTGCTGCGGAAAGTCCCGAGTACCTACGAAGGATGACCACGTGCCGATCacagtgtgtgtgaatgtgtgggtgggtgtggctCAACTCTTCACCGTCACCTTCATGCTGGTGGGGTGGTTCTGGAGTGTGGCATGGGGCATCAAGATGATCATTCTCTCAA TCGAATACCGGAAGGAGTTGCGTCAGAAGCGCGAGAAGGAACTACAAGCACTGGCTCTCAGCGCCTTCGGATCTCCCTCGCGAGGAGGTCGGGGCCTATTCGGTTAG